A single region of the Palaemon carinicauda isolate YSFRI2023 chromosome 17, ASM3689809v2, whole genome shotgun sequence genome encodes:
- the LOC137656634 gene encoding uncharacterized protein, whose amino-acid sequence MDQTFRDQLAEGIIEPVDNLEQFKLEHPNYSFIPHMAVFKPQRETTKCRIVYLSNLSENERNKGLNLSHNQCMFPGPNLNQKMLSAFIHLRFDEKLLTFDLKKAFNMLTLRENDQAKLLFYWFRNVRKDDYTLVAFRNVRLSFGLRCSPFLLMISLFYILIINSDKDDDKLKECKKLIYSLTYMDNGAYSCDNLDTLQWAYSVLPKVFESFKFSVQQLITNDISLQSRIDKDMKIETPIENKLFGLTWNRISDEIFTKPINLNADASTKREVLTTIAAQFDIFGFNLPLMNRSRLFMHRLQCCKDLDWDKPLNNDLVREWKNLCRQANSSPIIRVPRFVGPRDGEYKLIAFTDASRSLYGVVVFICHVETNQCCFLQAKNRMVNTHLKNKSIPSLELNAVLFGVESLMELHRDLTGDVCMKPINISELLLYTDSICSLHWLNSCVSKMEKMQRLGVFTTNRLNSIQRLCEKYPVKFCFVSGKENPADSTTRPFSYRSLMKTNFLIGPDSNFIKTEDELSVVIPNPLTVDKMAPVIDHNVYVGINSEHSPNSSENAHLIDPNDISDFRRLVLIHRRVLRCVMKWKQKIGIEVSPKSPNSNLFAQALTQIISTEQNLFFPEVFSYFQDQKVRLKDLPKIVTQLNVFLDNNNVIRVKSKFKTWDGQNEFPILLPRDSALTRLIVLDAHSKLSHSGCYAVLSAIRRTFYVPKHFSTIKKILKTCVHCRRFNNRTFQLNQNVYREFRSDPPSIPFNDVFIDYLGPFTVKKDSESQKVWLLIFACTWSRGIDLRICNDLSVKEFLRSFQLHCFNYGVPQLVVSDLGSQLVAGANIIHDFISDHETRLYFEENNVKPLTFQQYFKVCSKLGSLVETCVKMVKRLLFGSIKNWVLSFAEFEFVVEHTKHLVNKRPIAFKNGLREANVNDVPEPITPEKLIRGYDTLSLNLIPSLQGMPHDPDWQAPVSSTSRINDEFEKLRKVKQNLIENYHSEFLGTLLSQAIDKKDRYRPAQQHNIKVGDIVLLKELNTKPSSYPMAIVQKLEVNSNGEVTGVTLLKGKTKEIIKRHISTLIPYLEVKDLGEDDCIPTPDVEQNNDTNNLRVRRKAAILSEQRTREYLNI is encoded by the coding sequence atggatcagactttcagagatcagttagccgagggtattattgaacctgtagataatcttgaacaatttaaattagaacacccaaattattctttcattccccacatggcTGTTTTCAAGCCTCAACGTGAGACAACGAAATGTAGGATAGTATATCTCTCGAATTTGAGTGAAAATGAACGTAATAAAGGTCTGAATTTGtcccataaccagtgtatgttcccAGGCCCTAATCTGAACCAGAAAATGTTGTCAGCTTTCATTCATCTTCGGTTCGACGAGAAATTATTGACATTTGATTTGAAAAAGGCATTCAATATGTTGACTTTGAGAGAGAACGATCAGGCAAAACTTCTATTTTACTGGTTTCGTAATGTTAGGAAAGATGATTATACCCTGGTTGCATTTCGCAATGTCAGACTAAGTTTTGGTTTACGTTGCAGTCCTTTTCTCCTTATgatatcacttttttatatattgattattaactCTGACAAAGATGATGACAAATTAAAAGAATGTAAGAAGTTGATCTATTCATTAACATACATGGACAACGGAGCCTATTCTTGTGACAATCTTGATACCCTTCAGTGGGCTTATTCGGTTTTACCTAAGGTGTTCGAGTCCTTTAAATTTTCAGTGCAGCagttaataactaatgatatttccttgcagagtagaattgataaagatatgaaaattgagacaCCTATAGAGAATAAATTGTTTGGTTTAACATGGAATAGGAtaagtgatgaaattttcaccaagccTATCAATCTTAATGCTGATGCCAGTACTAAACGTGAGGTTTTGACCACCATAGCTGCACAGTTCGATATTTTTGGGTTTAATTTGCCACTCATGAACAGGAGTAGGTTATTCATGCATAGGCTCCAATGTTGTAAAGATCTTGATTGGGACAAACCTCTTAATAATGACTTGGTTCGTGAATGGAAAAACTTGTGTAGGCAGGCAAATTCCTCCCCCATAATAAGAGTGCCAAGGTTTGTTGGTCCTAGGGACGGTGAATACAAACTAATAGCATTTACAGATGCCAGTCGTTCTCTTTATggtgttgtagtttttatatgtCATGTTGAGACAAATCAGTGTTGTTTCCTACAAGCTAAAAACCGTATGGTTAATACACATTTGAAGAATAAGTCGATTCCGTCATTGGAACTTAATGCAGTTTTGTTTGGTGTTGAAAGCTTAATGGAGTTACACAGAGACCTTACAGGAGATGTGTGTATGAAGCCAATTAACATATCTGAATTACTGTTGTATACTGATTCAATATGCTCACTTCATTGGCTCAATTCTTGTGTGTCCAAGATGGAAAAAATGCAGAGACTTGGTGTATTTACCACTAACAGGCTTAATTCAATCCAGAGGCTATGTGAAAAGTACCCTGTTAAGTTTTGTTTCGTTTCAGGAAAAGAAAACCCAGCAGACAGCACTACTCGCCCCTTTTCTTATAGGTCTCttatgaaaacaaattttcttattggACCAGATTCAAACTTTATTAAGACTGAAGATGAATTATCTGTTGTCATTCCTAATCCACTGACTGTTGACAAAATGGCTCCTGTCATCGATCATAATGTATATGTGGGAATTAATTCTGAACATTCTCCAAATAGTTCCGAAAATGCTCATTTAATAGACCCTAATGATATTTCTGATTTCAGGAGATTGGTTTTGATTCACCGTAGAGTCTTGCGGTGTGTTATGAAATGGAAGCAGAAGATAGGGATAGAAGTCAGTCCTAAATCACCTAATAGTAACCTGTTTGCTCAGGCCCTTACCCAGATTATATCTACAGAGCAAAATTTGTTTTTCCCTgaagttttttcgtattttcaggATCAAAAGGTTAGACTTAAAGACCTACCTAAGATAGTTACTCAACTGAATGTTTTTCTTGACAATAATAACGTTATTAGGGTGAAAAGTAAGTTTAAGACATGGGATGGTCAAAATGAATTTCCTATATTGTTGCCGAGGGATAGTGCTTTAACTAGACTAATTGTTCTTGATGCTCATTCGAAATTATCCCACTCTGGATGTTATGCTGTATTGTCTGCCATTAGACGTACGTTTTATGTTCCTAAACACTTTTCTaccattaagaaaattcttaaaaccTGTGTACATTGTAGGAGATTCAACAACAGAACTTTCCAGTTGAATCAAAATGTTTATAGAGAGTTCAGATCTGACCCACCATCTATTCCCTTCAATGATGTTTTTATTGACTACcttggtccttttacagttaaaaaGGACTCTGAATCTCAAAAGGTTTGGTTACTTATTTTTGCATGTACTTGGAGTCGAGGAATTGATCTCAGGATTTGTAATGACCTCTCGGTCAAGGAGTTTTTAAGATCTTTTCaacttcattgttttaattatGGAGTACCACAGCTTGTTGTCAGTGACCTAGGCTCTCAGCTTGTTGCAGGCGCCAACATAattcatgattttatcagtgatcatgAGACTCGGCTTTACTTTGAGGAGAACAATGTGAAACCCTTAACCTTTCAACAATACTTTAAGGTTTGTAGTAAACTCGGTTCCTTGGTTGAGACGtgtgtgaaaatggtaaaaagactGCTCTTTGGTTCTATTAAGAATTGGGTTTTATCTTTTGCAGAGTTTGAATTTGTTGTAGAACACACTAAACATCTGGTTAATAAGCGCCCTATTGCATTCAAAAATGGATTGAGGGAAGCTAATGTTAATGATGTACCCGAACCTATAACCCCAGAGAAATTGATAAGAGGATACGATACTCTTTCTTTAAACCTAATTCCTTCACTGCAAGGAATGCCCCATGATCCAGACTGGCAAGCACCAGTTAGTTCAACTAGTCGTATCAATGATGAGTTTGAGAAACTTCGTAAAGTTAAGCAAAATTTGATTgagaattatcattcggagtttctgGGAACACTTCTATCACAAGCAATTGATAAGAAGGATAGGTACCGTCCAGCCCAGCAACATAATATTAAGGTAGGGGACATAGTCCTTTTAAAGGAACTTAACACTAAACCTAGCAGCTATCCTATGGCTATTGTCCAGAAACTAGAAGTCAATAGCAATGGTGAGGTAACTGGAGTGACCCTTTTAAAGGGTAAGACCAAGGAAATTATAAAACGTCACATCTCGACTTTAATTCCTTATCTAGAGGTGAAGGATTTGGGTGAAGATGACTGTATCCCTACCCCTGATGTTGAACaaaataatgacactaataatctTCGTGTTCGCAGGAAGGCTGCGATATTAAGTGAGCAGCGAACacgagaatatttgaatatttag